One genomic region from Cardiobacteriaceae bacterium TAE3-ERU3 encodes:
- a CDS encoding glutathione S-transferase: MYQLHVGSRSDNTHSSSWSFRIWLLMRQLDTPFEEISHDFQSNLEQQRAQWRRFSPNARIPVLIDADTVVWDSLAITEYFAERHQGVWPQDDKARTWARCAAAEMHSSFAALREQCSYRLDVTESPPVNEELRQDIERINELWCEGLQCFDGSFLAGNAFSAVDAFFAPVVGRLHSYQLLNHLEPAAFSYSTRMFSLPAMQKWTNVS, encoded by the coding sequence ATGTATCAGTTACACGTCGGCAGCCGCAGTGATAACACCCATAGCTCAAGCTGGTCGTTTCGCATTTGGCTACTCATGCGCCAGCTGGATACACCGTTTGAGGAAATCTCCCATGATTTCCAAAGCAATCTGGAACAACAAAGAGCTCAATGGCGCCGGTTTTCACCCAATGCACGCATTCCCGTCCTCATCGATGCCGATACCGTAGTTTGGGACAGCCTCGCTATCACCGAATACTTCGCTGAACGCCATCAAGGTGTCTGGCCGCAAGATGACAAGGCGCGCACATGGGCGCGTTGCGCCGCTGCTGAAATGCACAGTAGCTTTGCAGCCTTGCGCGAGCAATGCAGTTACCGTCTTGATGTGACTGAATCACCGCCTGTCAACGAAGAACTGCGCCAGGACATCGAACGAATCAACGAGTTGTGGTGCGAAGGACTACAATGCTTCGATGGCTCATTCCTTGCAGGTAACGCCTTTAGTGCTGTCGATGCTTTCTTTGCACCCGTTGTCGGCCGCCTTCACAGTTATCAACTTTTAAACCATCTTGAGCCAGCAGCGTTCAGCTATAGCACTCGCATGTTCAGCTTACCTGCCATGCAGAAATGGACAAACGTTTCATAG
- a CDS encoding neutral zinc metallopeptidase — protein MQWKGGRRSNRVSDRRGRGVKAGGIGFVGILIILAGWYFGIDPRTMMAVVDGGSSIISSGSTSGTQPDKNDETAQFMSVIFASNQDVWQRRFEQSGQRYQPASLVIFDGNVQSACGVTSEATGPFYCPGDHNVYVPPSFINELKRLGGSGDFAFAYVIAHEVGHHVQNLLGTLPKAHEAMRGRDKAAANQISVAIELQADCYAGIWAHDLEQVSNIRLEAGDLNEGLEAASAVGDDHILADAGRHVHPEQFTHGSAAQRRKWLTRGIERGSVDACNTFN, from the coding sequence ATGCAGTGGAAAGGTGGCAGAAGAAGTAACCGCGTATCCGATCGACGCGGTCGTGGCGTCAAAGCTGGTGGTATTGGCTTTGTCGGTATTTTAATCATTTTGGCTGGCTGGTATTTCGGTATTGATCCACGCACCATGATGGCTGTCGTCGATGGTGGTAGCAGCATCATCAGCAGCGGTTCAACAAGCGGCACACAGCCAGACAAAAACGACGAAACTGCTCAATTCATGAGCGTAATCTTCGCCTCAAATCAGGATGTATGGCAACGTCGTTTCGAACAGTCTGGGCAACGCTATCAACCCGCATCATTGGTCATTTTTGATGGTAACGTACAATCAGCCTGTGGCGTCACCAGTGAAGCAACCGGGCCATTTTACTGTCCGGGCGATCACAACGTCTATGTGCCGCCCAGTTTTATCAACGAATTAAAGCGCCTTGGTGGCTCTGGTGACTTTGCCTTTGCCTATGTGATCGCCCATGAAGTTGGTCATCACGTACAAAACCTGCTTGGCACTCTACCAAAGGCACATGAGGCGATGCGCGGCCGCGACAAAGCTGCAGCGAATCAGATCTCCGTCGCCATTGAGCTGCAAGCAGATTGCTACGCAGGCATTTGGGCGCATGACCTCGAGCAAGTCAGCAACATCCGCCTTGAAGCAGGTGACCTTAATGAAGGACTTGAAGCGGCCTCCGCCGTCGGTGACGACCATATTCTTGCCGATGCTGGTCGCCATGTTCATCCAGAGCAATTCACCCATGGCAGTGCCGCTCAACGCCGAAAATGGCTCACGCGTGGCATTGAGCGCGGCAGTGTTGATGCCTGCAATACATTCAATTAA
- a CDS encoding MoxR family ATPase yields MNETNLLDKALIQRLQQAFVQLSSVVVGKKEAIRMSLTCLLARGHLLIEDLPGSGKTTLAKAFAATLGLDYRRIQFTADLLPADVVGFSALHPQTHELRFHPGPVFTQLLLADEINRASPKSQSALLEAMEERQVTLEHETHKLPVPFFVIATQNPREHAGTYALPEAQLDRFLMRLSLGYPEAKQEVAILRGRARNDMISELSPLLSEQDLLTLQKAAGQVIVSEALAQYVQKLLAHTRDHDGFRQGLSTRAGLALIRCGQAYALLSGSSAVLPKHIQAVFAPVAWHRLKTTAQDDIAHARMIDGVLDAVPVPL; encoded by the coding sequence ATGAATGAAACGAATTTGCTTGATAAGGCATTGATTCAGCGCTTGCAGCAGGCATTTGTGCAGCTGAGCAGCGTGGTGGTTGGTAAAAAAGAAGCAATCCGTATGAGCTTGACTTGCTTGTTGGCACGTGGTCATTTGCTGATTGAAGATTTGCCCGGCTCAGGCAAAACCACGTTGGCTAAAGCTTTTGCCGCGACGCTGGGGCTGGACTATCGTCGCATCCAATTTACAGCTGATTTATTGCCGGCCGATGTGGTTGGCTTTTCAGCATTGCATCCGCAGACGCATGAGTTGCGCTTTCATCCCGGACCAGTGTTTACGCAGTTATTGCTTGCTGATGAAATCAATCGTGCATCGCCAAAAAGCCAGTCGGCACTGCTCGAAGCGATGGAAGAGCGACAGGTGACGCTTGAGCATGAGACGCACAAATTGCCGGTGCCATTTTTCGTTATTGCGACGCAAAATCCACGTGAGCACGCCGGCACGTATGCATTGCCGGAAGCTCAGCTCGACCGCTTTCTGATGCGCTTGAGCCTCGGCTATCCTGAAGCAAAGCAGGAAGTGGCGATTTTGCGTGGTCGGGCGCGAAACGACATGATCTCAGAATTGTCGCCGCTGCTTTCTGAGCAGGATTTACTCACATTACAAAAAGCTGCAGGGCAGGTGATCGTTTCTGAGGCATTGGCGCAGTACGTGCAAAAACTGCTCGCTCATACTCGTGATCATGATGGCTTTCGCCAAGGCCTCTCAACCCGTGCGGGGTTGGCACTGATCCGTTGTGGGCAAGCTTACGCATTGCTTAGTGGCAGTAGTGCAGTATTGCCGAAGCATATTCAGGCTGTTTTTGCACCGGTGGCTTGGCACCGCCTGAAAACCACCGCGCAAGATGATATAGCACATGCAAGGATGATTGACGGCGTACTCGATGCTGTTCCGGTACCGTTATAA